Proteins found in one Sporosarcina jeotgali genomic segment:
- a CDS encoding cell wall hydrolase encodes MAVIKTTNKHIDLLARLMRAEAEGEGQLGMLMVGNVGVNRVRADCLDFTDIRNLDDMVFQRPGGFEATTKGYFYQRAREVDRKLARRAVNGERFSPAERSLWFFMPAGDCPEQWYGQYNTGRYKSHCFFSPTEQDCPTI; translated from the coding sequence GTGGCGGTGATTAAGACGACGAATAAGCATATCGATTTGCTGGCGCGCTTGATGCGCGCGGAAGCGGAAGGCGAAGGTCAGCTCGGTATGCTGATGGTCGGCAATGTCGGCGTGAATCGAGTGCGAGCGGACTGCCTTGATTTTACGGATATTCGAAACTTGGACGATATGGTATTTCAACGTCCCGGCGGCTTTGAAGCGACGACGAAAGGCTACTTTTATCAACGCGCACGCGAAGTTGATCGCAAATTGGCACGGCGCGCGGTAAACGGCGAACGGTTCAGCCCCGCCGAACGGTCTCTCTGGTTTTTCATGCCTGCCGGGGATTGTCCGGAGCAATGGTACGGTCAATACAATACCGGACGTTACAAATCACACTGTTTCTTCTCGCCAACCGAACAAGACTGCCCAACCATCTAA
- a CDS encoding uracil-DNA glycosylase encodes MKPQFGSQWDEVLQDAFKAPSYVQLREFLKKEYGEQVIYPKMDYIWNAFRQTPYESVKVVILGQDPYHGPGQAHGLSFSVQPGVKIPPSLRNIFKELVSDIGCSIPESGSLLGWAEQGVLLMNTVLTVREGEAHSHRKQGWETFTDEVIRKLSDRDEPIVFILWGRPAQEKKRLIDLTKHVTIESVHPSPLSANRGFFGSRPFSKTNEQLLSWGESEIDWCKTGQQGLS; translated from the coding sequence TTGAAACCGCAGTTTGGAAGTCAATGGGATGAAGTGCTTCAGGACGCATTTAAAGCGCCATCCTATGTGCAATTACGTGAATTCTTAAAGAAAGAATACGGCGAGCAGGTCATTTATCCTAAAATGGATTATATATGGAATGCTTTTAGACAGACCCCTTATGAATCGGTGAAAGTGGTGATTTTAGGCCAAGACCCTTACCACGGTCCTGGACAAGCCCATGGATTGAGTTTCTCGGTTCAACCAGGAGTGAAAATACCGCCGAGTCTGCGGAACATATTTAAAGAACTTGTCAGTGATATCGGCTGTTCTATTCCTGAATCAGGCTCATTGCTGGGCTGGGCAGAGCAGGGCGTGCTTCTGATGAACACCGTGTTGACGGTTCGTGAGGGAGAAGCGCACTCTCATCGCAAGCAAGGATGGGAGACGTTCACAGATGAAGTGATTCGCAAGCTTTCAGACCGCGACGAGCCGATTGTGTTCATTCTCTGGGGGCGTCCGGCACAGGAGAAAAAGCGACTCATCGATTTGACAAAGCATGTTACCATTGAGTCAGTGCATCCAAGTCCGCTCAGTGCAAATCGCGGATTCTTCGGCTCGCGTCCGTTTTCGAAGACGAACGAACAGCTATTATCTTGGGGAGAATCTGAAATTGACTGGTGCAAGACCGGACAGCAGGGATTAAGTTAA
- a CDS encoding RsfA family transcriptional regulator: MVKIRQDAWLEENDTLLAETVLRHVREGSTQLSAFEEVGDALNRTAAACGFRWNAVVRQDYEKELSQAKKERKQALRVLGSDFKRRATPLYSVQTNEEEQRAASVPLSALSMDTVIAFLIRMHHSGGTNNDALRWQQTAKTAQARVAELENMIERLKKDNRTIRDDYEQFVEIMNRARRLVTLNEEGKHTAPAFKMEQNGNLISKEPPIH, translated from the coding sequence ATGGTTAAAATTAGACAAGATGCATGGTTAGAAGAAAACGATACACTATTGGCAGAGACGGTACTCCGTCACGTTCGTGAGGGCAGCACACAGTTGAGTGCATTTGAAGAAGTTGGAGATGCGCTGAATCGAACTGCAGCGGCATGCGGGTTTCGCTGGAACGCTGTGGTAAGACAAGACTACGAGAAAGAATTATCACAAGCGAAGAAAGAACGCAAACAAGCATTGCGAGTGCTAGGTTCAGATTTCAAACGTCGTGCGACTCCGCTTTATTCCGTCCAGACGAATGAAGAAGAACAACGCGCAGCATCCGTCCCGCTGTCTGCCCTTTCCATGGACACGGTGATCGCATTCCTCATTCGCATGCATCACTCAGGCGGTACAAATAATGATGCGCTTCGTTGGCAGCAAACCGCAAAAACTGCCCAAGCCCGCGTGGCTGAGCTTGAAAATATGATAGAGCGTCTGAAAAAAGATAACAGGACAATCCGGGATGATTATGAGCAATTTGTTGAAATCATGAACCGCGCACGCCGCTTGGTCACATTAAACGAAGAGGGCAAGCATACTGCACCGGCTTTCAAAATGGAGCAAAACGGAAATTTAATCTCAAAAGAACCGCCTATTCACTAA
- a CDS encoding lipoate--protein ligase family protein, producing MSAIESYLSIPTWRYIDESLSGKSRSALESFAADDTLCQLVGQQQSAPAVRTWVHDNTIVLGVQDHRLPHLERALPAIHNAGYKTIVRNSGGLAVVLDSGVLNISIVLSEQSGSIDISVGYDVMLEFIRMLFPEAGDRIEAYEIAGSYCPGSYDLSIGGKKFAGISQRRLRQGVAVQVYLCIEGSGSERAALVQGLYETGLGGEATKFAYPVIQPETMASLSELLDHPLTVQDVNLRIQKQLHVLAENVQSGGFREEEMELYAFYLNRVVERNAKMIVKV from the coding sequence ATGTCAGCAATTGAATCGTATTTATCCATCCCGACTTGGCGTTATATAGATGAATCCCTATCGGGCAAAAGTCGTTCCGCATTAGAATCCTTCGCAGCAGACGATACCCTTTGTCAGCTGGTCGGCCAGCAGCAAAGTGCTCCTGCTGTCAGAACATGGGTCCACGACAACACCATCGTACTCGGTGTCCAGGATCATCGGCTTCCGCATTTAGAACGTGCCTTACCGGCAATTCACAATGCAGGATACAAAACCATCGTCCGAAATTCGGGCGGGCTTGCCGTCGTACTCGACAGCGGAGTGCTCAATATTTCTATCGTATTATCCGAACAGAGCGGTTCCATCGATATCTCCGTCGGGTATGACGTCATGCTGGAATTTATCCGCATGCTGTTTCCTGAAGCCGGTGACCGTATCGAAGCCTACGAAATCGCAGGATCGTATTGTCCGGGAAGCTATGATCTTAGCATCGGCGGGAAAAAGTTCGCGGGCATTTCCCAGCGCAGATTAAGACAAGGCGTCGCCGTGCAAGTCTATCTATGTATCGAAGGCAGCGGCAGCGAACGGGCAGCACTCGTCCAAGGCTTATATGAAACGGGCCTTGGCGGAGAGGCAACGAAATTTGCTTATCCTGTCATTCAACCAGAAACGATGGCTTCCTTATCCGAACTGCTCGACCATCCGCTTACTGTCCAAGACGTCAATCTCCGGATCCAAAAGCAATTGCACGTACTTGCAGAAAATGTGCAGTCTGGCGGCTTCCGCGAAGAGGAAATGGAACTTTATGCGTTCTATTTAAATCGTGTGGTTGAACGGAATGCGAAAATGATAGTTAAAGTGTAA
- the gerQ gene encoding spore coat protein GerQ has product MVQYQWSPNYQQQPQFAFPPQQQQQNVPPPVTIPSGRAPAGAFREESYIENILRLNRGKVGTFHFSFENAMEAGTNVKAVTGMVEAAGRDHVILSEQSTGKRFLFPMIYFDYAEFNEELNYFPQRP; this is encoded by the coding sequence ATGGTTCAATATCAATGGTCACCGAACTACCAGCAGCAACCGCAATTTGCCTTTCCACCTCAGCAACAACAACAAAACGTTCCGCCCCCAGTCACCATTCCGAGCGGGCGTGCACCCGCTGGCGCATTTCGTGAAGAATCCTACATCGAGAATATTTTACGGCTTAACCGCGGGAAAGTCGGGACGTTCCACTTTTCGTTTGAAAATGCAATGGAGGCCGGCACGAATGTAAAAGCTGTAACAGGCATGGTCGAAGCTGCCGGTCGTGACCATGTGATTTTGAGTGAGCAAAGTACTGGAAAACGGTTCCTCTTCCCAATGATTTACTTTGATTATGCCGAGTTCAACGAAGAGCTCAATTACTTCCCGCAGCGCCCGTGA
- a CDS encoding nuclease-related domain-containing protein, translating into MLYKQRTKPKQLEGLQSLARRLSPAHEKYRFIQEELYKIRAGFGGEQEYDRCMKEVHTDFPHAILHDISLQQNGVQFQIDSLFIAPDRIIITEVKNVADKIIVKANPTQFLKESQTGSRAVFRNPIAEVERKIHFLKGWLHEKNIQLPVTGLITFAHNNEILIEEPLTMPILPNYEAPAFFRELPLESPILSKQDIYKLAHTFLSSHQEYNPFPLTSRYGIHPAELKNGVLCDNCSNEQAIVREGNTWSCPFCGHRSRAPYEQAIKEYFMLIGKSLTNREFCGFTGLTCRHTAKRLLSSPILQKAGTRKATTYTLARENQD; encoded by the coding sequence ATGCTTTATAAACAACGGACAAAACCGAAGCAGTTAGAGGGACTTCAATCACTCGCAAGGAGATTGTCTCCCGCGCACGAAAAGTATCGATTCATCCAAGAAGAATTATATAAAATACGTGCTGGATTCGGGGGCGAACAGGAATACGACCGCTGCATGAAAGAAGTCCATACCGACTTCCCGCATGCAATCCTGCATGACATCAGTCTTCAGCAAAATGGAGTGCAATTTCAAATTGATTCATTATTCATTGCTCCCGATCGAATCATTATTACTGAAGTTAAGAATGTTGCGGATAAAATCATAGTCAAAGCGAATCCGACACAATTTCTAAAAGAATCGCAAACGGGCTCGCGTGCTGTTTTTAGAAATCCAATTGCCGAAGTTGAACGCAAAATCCATTTTTTAAAAGGTTGGTTACACGAAAAGAACATTCAATTACCAGTAACTGGACTCATCACATTTGCCCACAACAACGAAATCCTCATTGAAGAACCACTAACAATGCCAATCCTGCCGAATTACGAAGCACCTGCCTTTTTCAGGGAATTACCTCTTGAGTCACCCATACTATCCAAACAAGATATCTACAAACTTGCACACACATTCCTATCCAGTCATCAAGAATACAATCCATTTCCATTAACTTCACGGTATGGAATTCATCCAGCTGAATTAAAAAATGGAGTCTTATGTGACAATTGCTCCAATGAACAGGCAATCGTGCGTGAAGGAAACACATGGAGCTGTCCTTTTTGCGGACATAGAAGCCGGGCACCTTATGAGCAAGCCATTAAGGAGTATTTCATGCTGATCGGGAAATCGCTGACCAATCGCGAGTTTTGCGGATTTACGGGGTTGACGTGCCGCCATACAGCAAAACGGCTGCTGTCCAGTCCGATACTTCAGAAGGCAGGGACACGAAAAGCAACAACTTATACGCTCGCCAGGGAAAACCAAGATTGA
- a CDS encoding YwdI family protein yields the protein MITTNRVLEEMQRQLTNAITTSDEAKMRESISAMQSLCGLILEETPQQVPSSEGKLQFLSGNSAVTAASPMELSPAKETFSTPVQTGLEGKVLDEKDANGGSLFDF from the coding sequence ATGATTACAACGAATCGTGTTCTGGAAGAAATGCAACGGCAGCTGACAAATGCGATAACGACATCAGATGAAGCGAAGATGCGCGAGTCCATTTCAGCTATGCAGTCGCTGTGCGGGTTAATTCTCGAAGAGACGCCCCAGCAGGTGCCATCTTCTGAAGGCAAGCTGCAGTTCTTGTCTGGAAATTCAGCAGTAACGGCAGCTTCTCCAATGGAACTGTCTCCAGCGAAAGAAACATTTTCCACTCCAGTTCAAACTGGGCTTGAAGGCAAGGTATTAGATGAAAAAGATGCAAATGGCGGTTCGCTGTTTGACTTTTAA
- the hemQ gene encoding hydrogen peroxide-dependent heme synthase — MIEAAQTLDGWYVLHDFRTMDWTSWKLISKEERQHAVDEFVAFLDKLNKADENKTGSHAFYTIVGQKADFMLMTLRPTMDELQQLEAEFNKLSIADFTLPAYSYVSVVELSNYLAGGDSDEDPYQNPYVRGRLYPELPRSQYVCFYPMDKKREGDVNWYMLDMDVRKEMMRSHGLIGRSYAGKVKQIISGSVGFDDHEWGVTLFADDVLQFKKLIYEMRFDEVSARYSEFGEFFVGTILQDETRADFFTV; from the coding sequence ATGATTGAAGCAGCACAGACGCTGGATGGCTGGTATGTATTACACGACTTCCGCACAATGGACTGGACCTCTTGGAAACTCATTTCCAAAGAAGAGCGCCAGCACGCGGTTGACGAGTTCGTCGCGTTCCTAGATAAGCTGAATAAAGCGGATGAAAACAAAACAGGCAGCCATGCATTTTATACAATCGTCGGTCAAAAGGCGGATTTCATGCTCATGACGTTGCGTCCAACGATGGACGAATTGCAACAGCTTGAAGCGGAATTCAACAAACTTTCGATCGCAGACTTCACGCTTCCTGCGTATTCTTACGTATCAGTAGTGGAACTTTCCAACTACTTGGCGGGTGGGGATTCAGATGAAGATCCATATCAAAACCCATACGTTCGCGGACGTTTGTATCCTGAACTTCCACGCAGCCAATACGTTTGCTTCTACCCTATGGACAAGAAGCGCGAAGGCGATGTCAACTGGTACATGCTCGACATGGATGTACGTAAAGAAATGATGCGCAGCCACGGTTTAATCGGCCGCAGCTATGCTGGAAAAGTGAAGCAAATCATCTCTGGTTCAGTCGGTTTCGACGACCACGAATGGGGCGTTACTCTGTTCGCAGATGACGTGCTTCAGTTCAAGAAGTTAATCTATGAAATGCGTTTTGACGAAGTGAGCGCGCGCTACAGCGAGTTTGGCGAGTTCTTCGTAGGAACCATTTTACAGGACGAGACACGCGCCGATTTCTTCACGGTGTGA
- a CDS encoding YwgA family protein gives MLAEHAKIVQMISLADEVNGRKKLQKMVYILKKMAFPFVEKYELHMYGPYSEELTLRVEELCEMGFLDETCTDKGSYVQYTYHATEDGLKFSETGDAPKQSLAPCISKLNGQSSRFLELVSTLLYFDHLERAEQIEKVRIVKNKLNFSDEEMDAAFEFITEMAACAAA, from the coding sequence ATGCTTGCGGAACACGCGAAAATCGTTCAAATGATTTCCCTGGCGGATGAAGTGAATGGCAGAAAAAAGCTGCAGAAGATGGTCTATATATTAAAAAAGATGGCATTTCCTTTCGTAGAAAAATACGAACTGCACATGTACGGCCCCTATTCAGAGGAGCTGACGCTGCGCGTTGAAGAGCTGTGTGAAATGGGCTTTTTGGATGAAACCTGCACGGACAAAGGGTCATACGTCCAATATACGTACCACGCAACCGAAGACGGGCTTAAGTTTTCAGAGACAGGGGATGCCCCTAAGCAATCACTTGCACCATGCATCAGCAAGTTAAACGGCCAGAGTTCACGCTTTTTGGAACTCGTATCCACGTTACTCTATTTCGACCATTTAGAGCGTGCCGAACAAATTGAAAAGGTGCGCATCGTTAAAAATAAATTGAACTTTTCGGATGAAGAGATGGATGCTGCCTTTGAATTCATCACAGAAATGGCAGCGTGTGCTGCCGCATAA
- a CDS encoding 2-hydroxymuconate tautomerase: MPYVTVKMLEGRTEEQKRAMVEKVTEAVMETANAPRENIVVFIEEMPKNHYAVGGKRLSDQ; the protein is encoded by the coding sequence ATGCCGTATGTAACTGTTAAAATGCTGGAGGGGCGCACGGAAGAACAAAAGCGTGCGATGGTCGAAAAAGTGACGGAAGCTGTTATGGAAACAGCGAATGCACCTCGGGAAAACATTGTTGTGTTCATTGAAGAAATGCCGAAGAATCATTACGCGGTGGGCGGAAAACGATTAAGCGATCAATAA
- a CDS encoding HD domain-containing protein has protein sequence MPYEHEKLTEEKVFKDPVHRYIHVRDRVIWDVIGTREFQRLRRIRQLGTTYLVFHGAEHSRFQHSLGVYEIVRRIIDSGFGGRPEWNEDERLVALCAALLHDLGHGPFSHAFEKVFDLDHEKFTQAILLGDTEVNAVLSRVSPEFPQRVADVVGKTYKDKLVISLISSQIDADRMDYLQRDAYYTGVQYGHFDMERILRVMRPAEEQVVIKSSGMHAVEDYIMSRYQMYWQVYFHPVSRSAEVILIKILHRAKALYKDGYRFQQEPVPFSSFFDKTITLEDYISLDEGVLFTYFQLWMKEKDPILSDLCRRFINRKLFQYAEFDPAKEYRKIGQLDALFKEAGIDPEYYLVTDSSSDLPYDFYRPGEENERVPIYLQLPNGELSELSRSSDIVDAISGKRRTDHKIYFPEDILEAGQKDNPLYKEILQLVRG, from the coding sequence ATGCCGTACGAGCATGAGAAACTGACAGAAGAAAAGGTGTTTAAAGACCCGGTACACCGCTATATTCACGTGAGAGATCGCGTCATCTGGGATGTCATCGGCACCCGGGAATTTCAGCGGCTGCGCAGAATCCGGCAGCTCGGCACAACGTATCTCGTATTTCACGGAGCGGAGCACAGCCGATTCCAGCACTCGCTCGGCGTCTATGAAATTGTCCGCCGCATCATCGACAGCGGTTTCGGAGGGCGTCCTGAATGGAATGAGGATGAACGACTGGTTGCGCTGTGCGCAGCACTCCTTCATGACCTCGGCCATGGACCGTTTTCACATGCATTTGAGAAAGTTTTCGACTTGGACCACGAAAAGTTCACCCAAGCGATTTTATTAGGAGACACGGAAGTGAATGCCGTGCTCAGCCGCGTAAGCCCGGAGTTTCCGCAGCGTGTCGCGGATGTCGTAGGCAAAACATACAAGGACAAGCTCGTGATCAGCCTGATCTCCAGCCAAATTGACGCAGACCGTATGGATTACTTACAGCGAGACGCTTATTATACAGGCGTTCAGTACGGTCACTTCGACATGGAGCGGATTTTGCGCGTCATGCGTCCTGCTGAAGAACAAGTCGTCATCAAGTCGAGCGGCATGCACGCCGTCGAAGACTACATCATGAGCCGCTACCAAATGTACTGGCAAGTGTATTTCCACCCCGTTTCGCGCAGTGCAGAAGTGATCCTCATCAAGATCCTGCATCGCGCAAAAGCACTGTATAAGGATGGCTATCGCTTCCAGCAAGAACCTGTACCATTCAGTTCTTTTTTCGATAAAACCATCACGCTTGAAGACTATATTTCTCTAGACGAAGGCGTCCTATTTACATATTTCCAGCTTTGGATGAAAGAGAAGGACCCGATTCTATCTGATTTATGCCGCCGGTTCATTAATCGTAAGCTATTTCAATATGCCGAGTTCGATCCTGCGAAAGAGTATCGTAAAATCGGACAGCTCGATGCATTGTTCAAAGAAGCAGGCATTGATCCCGAGTATTATTTAGTCACGGACTCTTCTTCCGATTTGCCGTACGATTTTTATCGTCCGGGAGAAGAAAACGAACGCGTTCCAATCTATTTACAACTTCCAAATGGGGAGTTGAGCGAACTGTCCCGGTCATCCGATATCGTCGATGCCATTTCCGGCAAACGCCGTACGGACCACAAAATCTATTTCCCTGAAGACATACTTGAAGCAGGACAAAAGGACAATCCTCTATATAAAGAAATTTTACAGCTGGTAAGAGGCTAG
- a CDS encoding DUF423 domain-containing protein — translation MPFFIIAGAVNGAIAVALGAFGAHALADRLSAHYLDIWEKAVHYQMFHAVALLAIGILMSPALFGSSTALSWAGYLLLAGIIIFSGSLYVLSLSGIGILGAITPIGGVAFIAGWIMLIVAASKFGN, via the coding sequence ATGCCATTTTTCATTATCGCAGGTGCAGTAAACGGTGCGATTGCGGTCGCGCTTGGAGCTTTCGGCGCGCACGCGTTAGCTGACAGATTATCTGCACATTACTTAGACATTTGGGAGAAGGCTGTTCACTATCAGATGTTCCATGCGGTTGCATTACTCGCAATCGGAATTTTGATGAGTCCTGCACTCTTTGGCTCATCGACAGCCTTATCATGGGCAGGCTATCTCTTGTTAGCGGGAATCATCATTTTCTCCGGCAGTCTGTATGTGTTGAGCTTATCTGGAATCGGAATATTGGGTGCAATCACACCGATTGGCGGCGTTGCATTCATCGCTGGGTGGATTATGCTCATTGTAGCGGCTTCGAAGTTTGGGAATTAA